The Nerophis lumbriciformis linkage group LG09, RoL_Nlum_v2.1, whole genome shotgun sequence nucleotide sequence AGCACGGGCTCCTTCCAGTGCGACACCTACAACTCCATCTTGGCGCTGACGGGTGACCTGCAGGCGTCGCGCGCCCTCATGGTCATCTCCTTGGTGCTGTCCGTGCTGGGGGTCTTCATCTCAACTTTGGGGATGCAGTGCACGGTCTGCCTCGAGGGCTCCGGGGCGGTCAagagtcgggttgcgggggccggGGGTTGCCTCTTCCTCACAGCGGGCTTCCTGGCGCTCATCCCCCTGGCGTGGACCACGCACGAGGTGATCCAGACTTTCTACAGTCCAACCGTGCCCAACAGTATGAAGTTCGAGCTGGGCGAGTGCCTCTACCTGGGCCTGGCCTCCGCGCTGCTCTCCATGCTCGGGGGCGGAATGCTCAGCGCCTCCTGCTGCGAGGAGCAGGAGGGCGGCCGCGGGAGGAGGGGCGGTGGCTACCCTTACCCCGTCGGGGGCAGTGCCACTTTGGGCACAGGGGTGCGCCACAACCCGCAGGCCTACCGGAACCCCACGCTGCAGATGGGAGGAATAGGTGCAGCCAGCAGGGGGCAGACACTGATCCGAAGCGGCAGCGGAAGCTCGCACACGAGTACGCATGGCGGCCAGACGGTCAAAAAACCCCCGGCAAAAGGGTATGATGTCACAGGGTACGTTTGAGGACATCGGGAAATGTGTCAACACCCCAACGCCACCAAACAAAAtgactatttgaaaaaaaaaaggaaacgttTTGGGACTGTATAATtttgtaataaatacattttggcctttTTGAAGTGCGTTTTATTTGACAGGCTTACATTGCTCATGTGCAAGACTGGACGTCCGGTGGAGTAGATCATTTTTAGTCTTTACTACTTATTTCATTACGAAAatggcggttatcattaataactgtcaGGAGGAGCGATTGTATTAACTATGTGTTGCGCTCATGCGTGAACAAGAGTACCCATAGgataattattttgttttttcgATATTTCTATTGAGAAAGATGGTGgttgtcattaataactggcaggcGGCGCTATCGTATTACAGTAATTATATTCCCCCGTTGGCCGTGTGTGCATGTGCTCATGGGGTAGCTAGCCCGCCGTgggctttgactttgtggattatttcaagTCTGTCGATAATGCACAGTGGCGGTTATCATTTGTAACTGTCGGGAGGAGTGATAGTATTACGTCAGTTATGTGACACATCCACATACAAGTCACATGCGCCTGTGTGTAAACAAATGTACTGTaggctttgactttgtggattattttttgtattttctatttttattatgtttgactttgtggattatttcaagTCTGTCGATTATGCACAGGGGTGGTTATCATTTGTAACTGTCGGGAGGAGGGATAGCATTACGTCAGTTATGTGACACATCCACATACAAGTCACATGCGCTTGTGTGTAAGCGAATGTACTGTaggctttgactttgtggattattttttgttttttctacttTTATTACGAAAGGTGTCAGTTGTCATTAATAACAGACAGATATCGTATTACAGTAATTATATGCCCATGTTGCGTGTGCATGCATGTGCTTATGTGGTAGCTAGCCCGCCGTgggctttgactttgtggattatttcaagTCTGTCGATTATGCACAGTGGCGGTTATCATTTGTAACTATCGGGAGGAGTGATAGTATTACGTCAGTTATGTGACACATCCACATACAAGTCACATGCGCCTGTGTGTAAACAAATGTACTGTaggctttgactttgtggattattttttgtattttctatttttattatgtttgactttgtggattatttcaagTCTGTCGATTATGCACAGGGGTGGTTATCATTTGTAACTGTCGGGAGGAGGGATAGCATTACGTCAGTTATGTGACACATCCACATACAAGTCACATGCGCTTGTGTGTAAGCGAATGTACTGTaggctttgactttgtggattattttttgttttttctatttttattatgaAAGGTGTCAGTTGTCATTAATAACAGACAGATATCGTATTACAGTAATTACTGTATATGCCCATGTTGCGTGTGCATGCATGTGCTCATGTGGTAGCTAGCTCCATGTGGGCTTTGACTTTGTGGAATATTTTGAGTCTGTCTATTACGCACGATGATGGTTATCATTTACAACTGTCGAGAGGAGAACAAGCATTACGTCAGTTATGTGACTTATCCACAATGCAAGTCACATGCACTTGTGTGTGAGCAAATGTATCGTAGGCTTTgtctttgtgtattattttttgtcttttctaCCTCCGTTGTGAAAGCTGTCGGTCATCATTAATAACAGGCAGGTGGAGATATTGTATCGCTGTAATTATTTGTCCACGCTGCGTCTGCGagcattttgcttgtgtggtagCGCGCAACCGTgggctttgactttgtggattatttttggTCTTGTCTATTTTTATTAACAAAAGGTGTCTATTATCATTAATAACAGGCAGGCGGAGCCATCTTATTGCAGTAATTATATGCCCGCATTGCGTGCATATGCTTGTGTGGTAGCGATCATGCCGTGGGCTTTGACTTTGTGCATTATTTTGAGTCTGTCTAATGCGCACGGTGGCGGTTATCGTTAGTGCCTGCCGGGAAGAGTGATAGCAATATGTCAGTTTATGTGACACAGTCATGAAGCATGTTCACATGCCTGAGCGAATATACCTTAGGCTTTATGgattgtttttagttttttttgtttatttccttTGTGCAATATagtggttattattaataactagCAGGGGAGTCAATTGCATTGTAGTATGTCTACGGTGCGTGTATGTGCGTGTGCGAACATACTGGTCTTTgactttttgtattattttgattatATATTACGCAAACTGGCGGGTTATCAGCTGTAACTCAGGCATGATCGCAATAACTCCTCTATATGAccgttacaaaatattttttattgaaaatattttattatattatttattatatttttgtatttatttttatttgtactatattatatttgtattaattatattttgttaaaaaatattttttgaatataAAATTACCATAATAGTCTTACAATGTTAATAAAAAAACTGGGCATTATTATGTTTTAAAAGGCATACATTTTGGGGGTATAAAAATCTAAATTTTATGTGTAGGATGTGACCTACTAACCCACTAAGTTGTCGTTTTTCCAGCACGACAGTCAAAAGATTGCAAACCCTGAACTGAAGGCAAACAGAAactgaagaaaaacaaacttgGGCACACAAAACCCTGATCGATCCATCCTGTATGTGTTGACTCAACTAGACTGTTGGACCAACCACACAAACTAAACACAACGGTCTACTTAGTTCCTTTAGCCATGGCAAATTAACTCTTTTAGAACAACATTGTAATAATGCGCTATCTATAGTCAAAACCATGAACCCGAAGCTAAATTCCACAAATTCCAAGAAGTGAGGGCAAAATTTGATTTGCGTTAGCACAGGTCACACCTGAGGAACATTCCCAACGTTCAAGTATATCACACTAACCAGAgccgtgtatagagagagtaCGTACTGGCCAACCCGGTTtcaggcgatctcctcaatgCTTGGTCTAAAGGCACTCACATGACTACGGGGCGCTCTGACTGCTAcaactttgagctgatgctatGTGTCTGCGACGCTTCCTCGTTAGTTTTTCGACGTGTATAAATGTCAtgttgtgcagcatggggctgctcAGCCCGCGAGAACCCGAAAAGAggacaagtatgggaagtgaaggttcgtAAACAGCACAGGAGAGCCACCGATTAAAAGAGTCAAAGAAACccaattttgggtgtaataatagatacgaaaatgaactggaaatatcataaaaaatatacaacataaagtggcaaggaatacgtaaataatgaataaagcaaaatatgttctggaccaaaaatcactccatattctctactactcaccagtgttaccatatctgagttattgtgcagaaatatgggtaaataagtacaaaagtacacttattcacttagcattagggatgtccgataatggcttttagccgatatccgatattgtccaactctttaattaccgataccgatatcaaccgatactgatatatacagtcgtggaattaacacattattatgcctaattaggacaaccaggtatggtgaagataaatcaaatcaaatcaaatcaactttatttatagagcacatttaaaatttaccacaggggtagccaaagtgctgtacaatgagcaggttaaaagataaaacgagtaccgagcaaacacaacacaacacaaacagaacacgataaaaaataaataattaaaatagaattaataaaaacataaaaacataaaaacaggatcacagcaggtgtattatggggcgccattgcaggatggatatcactcagtgttaaaagccatggaataaaagtatgtttttaagagagatttaaaaacaggaagagaggaggcttgtctaacactcaggggtaggtcgttccagagcttgggagcagcaacggcgaaagctctgtcacctctaagcttcagccttgtgtcagggaccgtcaacagcagctgatcggctgatcttaa carries:
- the cldn2 gene encoding claudin-2, coding for MASAALELMGFVLGSIGMLGTLVATVLPYWQISAHIGSNIVTAVANMKGLWMECVYMSTGSFQCDTYNSILALTGDLQASRALMVISLVLSVLGVFISTLGMQCTVCLEGSGAVKSRVAGAGGCLFLTAGFLALIPLAWTTHEVIQTFYSPTVPNSMKFELGECLYLGLASALLSMLGGGMLSASCCEEQEGGRGRRGGGYPYPVGGSATLGTGVRHNPQAYRNPTLQMGGIGAASRGQTLIRSGSGSSHTSTHGGQTVKKPPAKGYDVTGYV